The following are encoded together in the Brassica napus cultivar Da-Ae chromosome A9, Da-Ae, whole genome shotgun sequence genome:
- the LOC106349191 gene encoding probable purine permease 4 produces MSDGRVNADQQEEGEEQQNLVKAPVKRSLGLLITTYGCLFVGSIASSLLAKYYFVHGGSSRWVSTWVQSAGFPLLLGLIYFPHFVFKTTKRRPFTRFTHRHLLFSVVIGLILGFNNFLFSWGTSYLPVSTSSLLLSTQLIFTLILSVIIVKQKVTFSNLNCVVLLTLSSVLLALGSSQDKPAGLTKTKYFIGFLSTIGAGLLFALYLPVTERVYRSVYCFAMVMEMQLVMEFSATVFATIGMAFDGGFKEMVKEANQVFTKGPTVYWTVAIFANVVTWQLCFAATSGMVYLTSGITGGICMTALLAMNVIGGVVVYGDAFGGVKIVSTVLCIWGFSSYVYGIYVKMKKDEKNEKEEEEKGHSGMKTVEDGGEMEVEMGKVKDDVAAADERV; encoded by the coding sequence ATGAGTGATGGTCGAGTAAACGCagatcaacaagaagaaggagaagaacaaCAAAACCTGGTCAAAGCACCGGTCAAGCGATCCCTCGGCCTCCTCATCACCACTTATGGCTGCCTCTTCGTCGGCTCCATTGCCTCGAGCCTCCTCGCGAAATACTACTTCGTCCACGGTGGCTCGAGCCGGTGGGTCTCCACGTGGGTCCAATCCGCCGGATTCCCACTCCTCCTCGGGCTTATCTACTTCCCTCACTTCGTCTTCAAAACAACTAAGCGCCGTCCCTTCACGCGCTTCACACACCGCCATCTCCTCTTCTCCGTCGTAATCGGACTCATCCTCGGTTTCAACAACTTCCTCTTCTCATGGGGTACCTCGTACCTCCCAGTGTCCACATCATCACTTCTCCTCTCGACACAACTCATATTCACTCTGATCTTGTCCGTGATCATAGTGAAACAGAAAGTCACTTTCTCAAATCTCAACTGCGTTGTTCTCTTAACGTTAAGCTCTGTTTTATTAGCTCTCGGTTCGAGCCAAGATAAACCGGCCGGTTTAACTAAAACCAAATATTTCATCGGGTTTTTATCCACGATCGGGGCCGGTTTACTCTTCGCGCTCTACCTGCCCGTGACGGAGAGGGTCTACAGGTCCGTTTATTGCTTCGCGATGGTCATGGAGATGCAACTGGTTATGGAATTTTCTGCCACGGTTTTCGCCACAATCGGTATGGCTTTCGACGGCGGGTTTAAAGAAATGGTTAAGGAAGCGAACCAAGTTTTCACTAAAGGACCGACGGTTTACTGGACGGTTGCGATTTTTGCAAATGTGGTGACATGGCAGCTCTGTTTCGCCGCCACGTCAGGGATGGTTTATTTGACGTCTGGTATCACCGGAGGTATCTGCATGACGGCGTTACTAGCTATGAATGTGATTGGAGGTGTGGTGGTGTACGGCGATGCGTTCGGCGGCGTGAAGATTGTGTCGACGGTGCTATGTATTTGGGGATTCTCGTCTTATGTATATGGGATTTAcgtgaagatgaagaaggatgagaagaatgagaaggaggaggaggagaagggaCATTCCGGTATGAAGACGGTGGAAGACGGTGGAGAGATGGAGGTGGAGATGGGTAAGGTTAAAGATGACGTGGCGGCGGCGGATGAAAgggtttga